The following nucleotide sequence is from Campylobacter concisus.
TATCCAGAAAATATTTATCTATAAATTTCTTAATAATATTTATTGTTTTTTGCGCATCTAATAATGGCGAATGAAATCCCATAAAAAATGATTTTAGAAATTCCCCTTTTCCAAAAATGAATTTCTTATCAGGGATTTTATGTATAGTTTCTATAATTTTTAAAAATATTTCTTCATGGTCTTTTCTATTAAACAGAATAGAAAAATCTGTATTCATATCAATATTAGCGACATAATTACCAAGAGCATTTAATATATTAATTATATATCTGTGTATAAAATCAGAATCATCGTTCAAAAATTTATTTAAAATTGTAGCATCATAATCAAAATCTACAATATCTTTTAGACACATAAAATAGGTTTTTTCTATCAGTTTTTTATCTGTTTTGATATATTCATCTAACATACCAGTAAACTGGTAGAAAAACATCTCAATAGTTATTAAAAATTTGTTATTGCTGATAGCTCTATTACAAAGTACTTTTAATATTTTTAGTGTAATGTCTTTTTTGATATTTTCATACTTTTGCAAATAGTTAAAGTATTGTGGGATATTCGCAATATCGGCACTTTTATACAAATCAAGCAAATTCTTAACATCCGCTTGAGTGATATCGTTTTCGTCTATGGCTGCAAATATCCCAAATTTCCAAAAGTCTTTTGCTTTAAAATTCTGTTTTTCTATAAACTCAAAAGCACCATTTTTGCCCAAAATCTTTATAAGAATATGACGATCTAAATATAATAAAAATGGATTGCCTAGCTTAAAATACTCGCCTAAAACCTCCATAAATAGCCCTGAGTCATCACTTGATAAAATTTCAAGCAACATACTAAAGTTGTTTTTAAAACTATATGTATCGTTATCATCAATTGCATTATAAATTTCTACGCATATATTAAGTAGCTCTAGCCACTTGTCTTTTATTTTATTATTATTTACAAAGTCTATTAGCTTGTTTTTTATATACACCTTGTTTTGTTCAATATCATTGCCTTTAAAATTTTTATAAGGACTTGTACACAACAAATCATCTATACCAAAATAACTATGCTTAAATAGAGTTTGTATACTTTTATCATATGTAATGTTATTTTTATCCAAAAAAGATAAAAAATTTCTTACTATTTTACAATGCTTATAAATCTTTGGATTAAAGTATTTTGTAGCCAAGGCTAATATGTATTTTTTGTCTCGTTCTATTATTTTTGTGCTATTTGAAATATTATTTTTTCTAGAGTATATATTTATAAACATTTTCAAGTCTGTTAAAAAATAATTATTTTTAAAAATCTCATCGAGTCTTTCAAATATAGTTTTTCTAAAATTAATCAAAGCTTGTGTTAGAACAAGAGCATAGTTGTATAAACTTAATGTTCTACCATGATATCTAGCATATTGAAAGTCAGTGCCTAACATCTCGCTGGCAATCCCAATAAAGAGTCTTCTTAGGAGCAAAGTATCGCTATTTTTTGATAGTTCCCAAAGCCTATCCATAACTATCTTTTCTTTTTTGTATCCATATCTATAGCTATTAAGCTCATATCCAAAATCTTTTACCAAAGTATAAATAACTTCATGTATTTTATTTGGCTTTTTATTTAGATACATAACTATTAGATCTATCGCGATCTTTAGATTATTTTCGTCATTACTCCTAGATAGTAAAGAAAGTATATATAGTATAGTATCTGATTTATTATCGCTACTTTTAAAAATATCAATGGTATTTACATCTATATGCTCTTGTTCTAAGTCTTGTATTTCTTCATGTAGTTTTTCTAGTATTTCTGATTCTTTTAGATACCAAAAAATTTCTACAAACTCTATTATTGGATTATCATCATGCCCCACCAACAATGATTTATCTGAATATTCTATCCATAATCTATCTACAGGATCTTTTAGCTCTTTTAAGATTAAATTGATATCAAAAACCGGCACTATTTGATTTAAAACATCTCTTATTTTGCCTGAATGGTTTGGAAAAAAAATTACTATAAAACTACTTATTTTTAGGCTTTTATCCACAAATACAGTCTTATAAAAAAGATAGGATGCTAGTATCTGATCTGATACTTTAATGACACTATTTTCATACATATCAAATATCTCATATCTATGAAGCTTTTCTATTTTATCCCAAATAGCAACAATATCAACCTCAAAGACTTGTTTTATAACTTCCACTTGTTTATCGTTTTGCCTGTCGATCATTCTAAAAAATGCTACTATCGCAACTATTTTTTCAATCTCAATATCACCAAAAATATTTATATCATTATCAGCACTTTTAAAATACTCTTTGTATAAATCATACGTATTATTTACAGCATCAAAAGATCCATTTTGAGCTATTTTACAAGCCATAAAAGCCATTCTTGGATTATTTTGTGAAATCTCTAAAATTTTTTCGTTATGTATAGGATCTATATTTTTAAAATTTCTAGAAATGATTTCACTTACTGAGATATTGTGCATAGATTGTATTTCAATAACTGAGTAACTAATATTGCTTGGAACTTTATCTATAATATCTTTAGCATAGTCTCTAACTGTAGCAACTATTTTAATTTGAGAATTTGTAATTTTTTTGTTAAAAGAGTTAAACAAATATCCAAGTGCTTGATGAATCCTGTTGACATCATCAATAAAAATTAAGAATTTCTCATCTTCAACTTTAAAATACGCCATCAAATCATCGTAAATATTGACACCTCTATTAAAAATGGCCTTAAATTTATACCCATTTTCCTTAGCAAATTTAGGTGCGACCTCTATTGTTAATCTTGTTTTTCCAACTCCGGCTTTTCCTGTTATAAACGTTATTTGGTTATCCTTTAAGGCAAATTCTATATCAGCCACTTCTTTATCTCTACAACACAGCACCGTGTTTAGTGGCGTAGCATAGCCGCCGCTTTCATACTCCGCAACAAAATCGCTCTCGTCTAATATCTGCATAGTATCTACGCTGACGCTAAGAAAATCATATGCTATTTTAGAATAGTTTACATACAAGTCATTTGCTAGACTTGAAATTCCTATAAAAAATAATTTATCTTTTGAATTACAATACTTTTGTAAAATTTCTAATTCATTAGGCTTAATATCGCAATTACAAGCTAGAATAACTTTCTTTATTTTAGAGATACTAATACCAGTTTTTGCTTCATCAAAACATTTTTTTAAATCTTTTAAAAATTTAGACAATATATCCGATTTTTGCGTTGTACATTCTACAAAGATATAATTCCCGTCTTCTAGCGCCACAAAACTATCTGGTGTCCCTGAAATAGGTTTATCTTCGCCTATCTTTGTACCGTTTGAATGAACCATAAAAGAAAACTTTTTGGATAAATATGTGTTTATCAATTTGTGAAATTTTGAAGCATCTATCTGAGATAACTCTTGTTCTATTTGGTTTATTTTACTCATATATAAATCCTAATACAAAAACCCAAACAGCCAAAGTGGAATTTTATTTCCAACTCCTACTTCAATATCATCTGCTGCTATAAATGAATTTGGCATATCCTTAATCTGCTCAAAGCTCTTTTTTGCTCCGCCTACTTCAAAGACAAATTCGCCTATTATATAATCTCCGGCTTTGCCCGAGTAAATTTCAGTAATATTTCCAAGCTGATTGGCAAAGAATGTTTCTCTCACATTTCCTATATCAGGGCTGTTTATATACATTAAATTTGTATTTTCAAGGTAAATTTTGTCTGCCTTATCCATATTTTTTATAGCAAGCTCGTTTTTCATTAAAAGTCTTATAAGTCCAGCACTATCAAGCATAGCAAGATACTCTTTTAGGGTTCTATCGTCTCTTATATCAACAAGCGATTTTAGGCTTGAGTAGTTTGGTTGATACGGGACATTCGTACTTATGGCATGAGTTAAGATCTTTAGCTTTCTTGCCGTATTGCCGTTTAAATTTGGATATATACTTAAAAGATCGCTATCTATCGTAGCTTCTATGCTTTGTTTAAGAGTCTGATAAAAGGTGGTATCATTTGGCATATCGTTATAGTACGGGTAGTAACCCGCCTTTAGATACTCTCTAAAAAGCTTAATGACG
It contains:
- a CDS encoding ATP-binding protein — protein: MSKINQIEQELSQIDASKFHKLINTYLSKKFSFMVHSNGTKIGEDKPISGTPDSFVALEDGNYIFVECTTQKSDILSKFLKDLKKCFDEAKTGISISKIKKVILACNCDIKPNELEILQKYCNSKDKLFFIGISSLANDLYVNYSKIAYDFLSVSVDTMQILDESDFVAEYESGGYATPLNTVLCCRDKEVADIEFALKDNQITFITGKAGVGKTRLTIEVAPKFAKENGYKFKAIFNRGVNIYDDLMAYFKVEDEKFLIFIDDVNRIHQALGYLFNSFNKKITNSQIKIVATVRDYAKDIIDKVPSNISYSVIEIQSMHNISVSEIISRNFKNIDPIHNEKILEISQNNPRMAFMACKIAQNGSFDAVNNTYDLYKEYFKSADNDINIFGDIEIEKIVAIVAFFRMIDRQNDKQVEVIKQVFEVDIVAIWDKIEKLHRYEIFDMYENSVIKVSDQILASYLFYKTVFVDKSLKISSFIVIFFPNHSGKIRDVLNQIVPVFDINLILKELKDPVDRLWIEYSDKSLLVGHDDNPIIEFVEIFWYLKESEILEKLHEEIQDLEQEHIDVNTIDIFKSSDNKSDTILYILSLLSRSNDENNLKIAIDLIVMYLNKKPNKIHEVIYTLVKDFGYELNSYRYGYKKEKIVMDRLWELSKNSDTLLLRRLFIGIASEMLGTDFQYARYHGRTLSLYNYALVLTQALINFRKTIFERLDEIFKNNYFLTDLKMFINIYSRKNNISNSTKIIERDKKYILALATKYFNPKIYKHCKIVRNFLSFLDKNNITYDKSIQTLFKHSYFGIDDLLCTSPYKNFKGNDIEQNKVYIKNKLIDFVNNNKIKDKWLELLNICVEIYNAIDDNDTYSFKNNFSMLLEILSSDDSGLFMEVLGEYFKLGNPFLLYLDRHILIKILGKNGAFEFIEKQNFKAKDFWKFGIFAAIDENDITQADVKNLLDLYKSADIANIPQYFNYLQKYENIKKDITLKILKVLCNRAISNNKFLITIEMFFYQFTGMLDEYIKTDKKLIEKTYFMCLKDIVDFDYDATILNKFLNDDSDFIHRYIINILNALGNYVANIDMNTDFSILFNRKDHEEIFLKIIETIHKIPDKKFIFGKGEFLKSFFMGFHSPLLDAQKTINIIKKFIDKYFLDKERMIFISGLLCEFNNDESENAEIDTRVHLYTYMVSKNSDYELFKSLEFEKNSRTAHGSWVPVIQRDIEFYEKLMSMMNTANLLKHRTFINEMIDDLKSRINREKKFDFMEDERFYRY
- a CDS encoding ATP-binding protein, coding for MLDQLFLKSNDLIRLNNHKFKRYFIDSKDLSHRLIVILGQRGIGKTTTLAQLASKNKDSLYLSLDDIEISNDITSIIREFVLNGGKHLYLDEIHKSKDISAVLKFAYDNFKELNIVATGSSALEVLKSSHDLSRRAIVYKMSGMSFREYVGLRYGINLEAIELTNLLTNHQGIAIDIINALKQKELAVIKLFREYLKAGYYPYYNDMPNDTTFYQTLKQSIEATIDSDLLSIYPNLNGNTARKLKILTHAISTNVPYQPNYSSLKSLVDIRDDRTLKEYLAMLDSAGLIRLLMKNELAIKNMDKADKIYLENTNLMYINSPDIGNVRETFFANQLGNITEIYSGKAGDYIIGEFVFEVGGAKKSFEQIKDMPNSFIAADDIEVGVGNKIPLWLFGFLY